In Scylla paramamosain isolate STU-SP2022 chromosome 8, ASM3559412v1, whole genome shotgun sequence, the sequence ttagttttgtaatattttggATGAAAAATCACTGTGGTAAATTACACAATAACGGAAAATCTGTAAATTTTATGTgtacatcaccatcattattgaTTACTCAATCATTAATTAAACAAAGAATAACAGTACATAACATCTGCATAGTGCTAGTGTGAATTAATGCTCTAAGCATAAAACTTTAACATTTGCATGTGGTGCTGGCAACTGTTATTGTTTCAAATCAAATTTGTAAAGTTTGAAAATGGTGTGCTTCTCTTAGTTTTTTAATAGAAAGCATGACACCTTACCACTATAAACACACCCTTTTAAGATAGGGAGGAAATTAGAACAAATTTTCATAGCTCACAGAGATCTTTATATTGTGTTAAAGTAATTTGACTATAATACTGAAATATTTCTCAATCTTGCTACACTGAAATTTCAATTTTCTGCCTTTATACTGTAATATCATAAATATGTCAATTTTTCAAAGACCATCCAGTAACCCTAAGTTACTTTGAAAACCTCACTTGGCCCACAACCATgggtttgggaaccactggacCGGAGCTTGCATGGAAGAAGTGTAAGGATAGACACTACTCTGTTATGctaatttttttcaagaattagtcataaaaagataataaaggtGAGAGTTAAATGTGGGGTGACCAAGGTCAAGCACAGCTCATGTGGGTTGGCCACATACtgaaaaactgagaaataaaacATACCTGTGAAATCAATGGCAATGAAAGCATTTATCTCCATGCCACCTTTAAGGTAATCAAGAAAGGAGAATACTTGTCGAATGTGAGCCTTGTTCACAAACACCTCCCCAGAGTTTTTGTAGCTGCTGCCCTTCTGCATCTGTTCAGCCCATTAAGAAAACATGTTAGCTAGAAAGAAACAAGCCACCTCTTCTTATGTCTAAAAGAGTACTGACTGTTGTGATCAAGAATGTAATAGTTAAAATTTAAATCCCTTACTTATAATAAAAACCAACATATTTCCAGTACTTTCACTTTTTCTCATACTTATCAATATCACATACATATCAAAAATAAACATATGTACCTTTCTTTGCTCATTGATCAGCCAGAGTGGAGTTTCTCCACCAGGTCCTTCAATGATCTTTTTTACTGTAGTGTAAAAGGTGCCAATGTGCTTGTGACTACCATTAACTTTGAAATTATTGCAAACAACCTTAATATTGCGATCATAGTCTCCACTACAGAATGATCGCAAGGGTATGGAGAATTCCTTCCATACTGGGTCTTCTGCTCCACGTACATGTTCAGTACGATGCACAAGAGTGAATGTTCCATCTTCATTAGCTTTATAAAACTCAAGAAATGGGTTGATAGTGGAACAGAACCAGCCTCTATTTTCAAGATTCCTCccaagaaactgaacaacaatTTCCTCTTTACATGAACTAAGTTCTTCTGCTGTGATGATAATGTAACCACTATCTCCAGGATGGCTGCGATCCAACAGAGACTTTTGGAGAGTCCGAGAACTGACTATTTGTGCCAAGGTACATTCACACTCTCCAAGGTAATCATGGTTATCAAGGGATGGTGAATTAGAGTCAACATCAAACAACTTGAACTTAAGATTTTGTTGTTCTTCAAAGTGATAGGTGAGTGGGATCTTAGTGGCAAAGTCAGGGTTGAGTGTATTATCTATACATTCAGTTCTTTTAAGCTCAGTCCACTCTTTTGATCCAAAAGGCTGATAAAATACTACACACAACGGATCTGACTTTGAGAAGACATCTGTGTCACGTAGATTCCTggaaatagacaaatatatTTAAATTTAAATCATATCGTAGGCAACTCAGAATTTTTCTTCAGTAACCTAATTAAACATTTTACACCTTATATAATACAAATGTAATACAATCTGAAATAATGATAAGACACTATCTTTATTATGAATACCATGGTTTCCACCCACTAAtaatgcatatatacatacagacatacatctTCCCCATGAATATTCCATTCTACATACATTCATTTACCTAGTTAAAAATTCAAAAAAGTCCTGCAAATGAAGATGAGCAAAAATCACTAATATGATAAGGATGGTAATGCAGATAAGAATTATTTTTTCCCAGAAAAGTATATGAAAAGTAATGTACATAAGACAAAATATGCAGGGTTTACAAATATATGAAAGTAGCTTTCAGTATCATGACAAAAAATGTTGATAAATGATGATACCTACATCAATACAACTGTGGTGTGGTTAATacatttaaaacacaaaaaaattaatagaaaaccAATAAGCAAAGAATACCTACAAAAATTACACTAAGCTTATAAATGCTGCTCTCCTAGTAAAGGTTAGAAATATGAAAGTTACtcatattatgaaaaaaagaggaaaaggaaacattcatttaagtataaattaataaaaggacaaaacaacagacagggAAGAAATTATAGAGGTGGATGACTAAAATAGCCAACAGTATATGGACACAAATTAATAATTTAATGTTTAAATAACAAAGAATCTCAGTATATGGACACAAATTAATAACTTAATGTTTAAATAACAAAGAATCTATGTTTCTCAactatgagaaagagaaggaaactgtTACCACTTCTGTGGTAGATAtgtctttttttaatatgttctGGTACACTTTCAGAAAGTTTAACAAAGCATCTTAGAGGCATTTCTCTCACCTAAACCTGttgaatttctttctttatactcTCAACAAGATCTAATTATCAGCCATTTTgataattcttttctttctgtcaatTACTTCCATAATTTGAGGTTTTGTTTCTGTGAAGTAACTGTTTCAGGCTTTCTAGTCCCATCAATGTTTTCACAATAATATTTCCAATACATGAAGCACTCCAAATCCTTTTAATACCTTTTACTTATAAATTATTGACAATGATATTCTTTCAGATTTGTTGCCTGCATGCTATTTCctcaaaataataagcaaactACTCTAAACATCAACACCAATCAATCTTCTGTCAATCACCTACTTGCATGTATAAACAAAGGTTATAATTACATTCATCACATTCACATAAAAATGGAGATGACAGCCTCTTTCTTATACATTTCTTTCTAAATGTTACTAAACATTTGTAAATAAGTTCAGATATTTCAGCCTTCATTTTAACATGCAGGTCCAAGAAATAGTGGCCACTATATAATGCTACTTACTGTAACCTTCACCAAATGTAGGTCAAAGAAATAGTGGCCACTATCTAATACCACTTACTGCAACCTTCACCAATTTGTCAGCATACTAActaacctatatatatatatatatatatatatatatatatatatatatatatatatatatatatatatatatatatatatatatatatatatatatatatatatatatatatatatataaagagagagagagagagagagagagagagagagagagagagagagagagagagagagagagagagagagagagagagagagattagtatgatatatatatattttttttttctttttttttttttggtttaacgTCCAATTTCCCTAGTTCATCAGCAATAGGACAGTGCCTCCAAAAGACTTTGGATACTAACCTCTGTATAATGCTGAAAATGATACAGTAATGAATTCAATGTGAGTCAACAATAGAAAcccttatatataaaaaaatgcaattcaATCCTAATCAATGAAATTTAATAGTGTTCTCATTCTCACCTGCAGGAAATAGTAAGCTCAACTAAGGAAGTGGGAGATGCTGCTGAGCCAGCCATGATCCAGTTATCACGAGCTATGCTACTACTTTCTACCTTTCTTGATAgcttcctacctctctctctcaacaggaaGGATCACACTCCTACAACAGTCTGAAACAATGCATGACATATTACAcacagaaaatataattttctgaAACAATGCATGACatattacacacaaaaaatataattttcaaaaagaagggaggaatggtgAGCAAAGGGGTGTTACAAAGAGGGACAGTAAGGTCAGTAAGATTCAGTATTTGACATATGTCTTTTGTGACCACTCCTTGCTTCAGCTGATAAAACAGCTTTGTTTTAAACAAAGTGTTCTACTAAGGTAATGTATGATGCCTGGAAAATAAACAAGCCACAATTACATAATACAAATGTTAAAGTTTTACTAGAATGgtgaaagaaattgaaaaatacaCCACATAACTATTGACAATGAGAAGAC encodes:
- the LOC135102963 gene encoding copine-8-like isoform X2, with translation MAGSAASPTSLVELTISCRNLRDTDVFSKSDPLCVVFYQPFGSKEWTELKRTECIDNTLNPDFATKIPLTYHFEEQQNLKFKLFDVDSNSPSLDNHDYLGECECTLAQIVSSRTLQKSLLDRSHPGDSGYIIITAEELSSCKEEIVVQFLGRNLENRGWFCSTINPFLEFYKANEDGTFTLVHRTEHVRGAEDPVWKEFSIPLRSFCSGDYDRNIKVVCNNFKVNGSHKHIGTFYTTVKKIIEGPGGETPLWLINEQRKMQKGSSYKNSGEVFVNKAHIRQVFSFLDYLKGGMEINAFIAIDFTASNGDPKSPQSLHFLHSQTPNQYVRAITSVGEIIEDYDTDKFFPVLGFGARMPPDYTQVSHEFFVNGDPSNPFCHRVQGVLEAYYNCLNRVQLYGPTNFAPIVNHVARFAASNKDGDKYFILLILTDGIITDMPQTKEVSGCLLSIVLLVSQEVINQLFQVP
- the LOC135102963 gene encoding copine-8-like isoform X1 is translated as MAGSAASPTSLVELTISCRNLRDTDVFSKSDPLCVVFYQPFGSKEWTELKRTECIDNTLNPDFATKIPLTYHFEEQQNLKFKLFDVDSNSPSLDNHDYLGECECTLAQIVSSRTLQKSLLDRSHPGDSGYIIITAEELSSCKEEIVVQFLGRNLENRGWFCSTINPFLEFYKANEDGTFTLVHRTEHVRGAEDPVWKEFSIPLRSFCSGDYDRNIKVVCNNFKVNGSHKHIGTFYTTVKKIIEGPGGETPLWLINEQRKMQKGSSYKNSGEVFVNKAHIRQVFSFLDYLKGGMEINAFIAIDFTASNGDPKSPQSLHFLHSQTPNQYVRAITSVGEIIEDYDTDKFFPVLGFGARMPPDYTQVSHEFFVNGDPSNPFCHRVQGVLEAYYNCLNRVQLYGPTNFAPIVNHVARFAASNKDGDKYFILLILTDGIITDMPQTKEAIVNASSLPLSIIIVGVGNADFDNMEELDGDVVRLSSNGRYASRDIVQFVPFRDFLKGIGDPRTARLRLAREVLAEIPDQVVSYMKAKNIPPQPPKVNEAHLPSDHTAIDA